One genomic segment of Isachenkonia alkalipeptolytica includes these proteins:
- a CDS encoding universal stress protein — protein sequence MKILVGYDGSEGSKKALEKAKNLISTCDVSEITMVHVEQHSAIEYAPYGGVVKMGDMENTAEEVFGEDFKEMQEAAKTIENSKVELKIIEGNDPAQVLADYAKEKEFDLIVVGARGTTGLNKWKPGSISKAIVDNCCTTVMVVK from the coding sequence ATGAAAATTTTAGTAGGATACGACGGTTCGGAAGGCAGTAAAAAAGCCTTGGAGAAGGCAAAAAATTTGATATCCACTTGTGATGTTTCTGAAATCACTATGGTCCACGTAGAACAGCATAGTGCAATTGAATACGCACCCTATGGTGGGGTAGTGAAAATGGGGGATATGGAGAATACCGCAGAGGAAGTTTTCGGAGAGGACTTTAAGGAGATGCAGGAAGCGGCAAAAACCATTGAAAATAGCAAGGTAGAACTTAAAATCATTGAAGGAAATGACCCCGCACAGGTTCTGGCGGATTACGCAAAGGAGAAAGAATTTGATCTCATTGTAGTAGGGGCAAGAGGAACCACCGGACTGAATAAATGGAAACCCGGCAGTATTAGTAAAGCAATCGTGGATAATTGCTGCACAACGGTAATGGTTGTAAAATAA
- a CDS encoding FAD binding domain-containing protein: protein MKSFEYFKVKTVAEAIDRLKENPDGSHILNGGTDLVLRMRENHLHPDRIIDIRGIEELKEIRFSKEEGLFVGACVPLGEMAHHKSVVEHYSLLADAAELVGSGQIRNVATMAGNLCNASPLADTATPALVLKAVMIVEGSNGEKEIPVNEFFKGVRRTALEKTDVVKGVRIPYEEGLQGSFQKASRRKDVDLSTVCASGVKIGDEYRFALGAVAPTPLRLPKVESFLKGKEINEDTIKQALDLIDDEISPIDDVRSTKEFRVHLAKTLVQRCLEQMA from the coding sequence ATGAAATCCTTTGAATATTTCAAAGTGAAAACCGTAGCAGAAGCCATTGACCGATTAAAAGAAAATCCCGACGGCAGTCATATTCTAAACGGCGGGACGGATTTAGTTCTCCGGATGAGAGAGAACCATCTACACCCGGATCGGATCATCGATATTCGGGGAATTGAAGAGTTGAAAGAAATCAGATTTTCTAAAGAAGAGGGTCTTTTTGTAGGGGCATGCGTTCCCTTGGGCGAAATGGCCCATCATAAAAGTGTGGTCGAACATTATTCGCTACTGGCCGATGCTGCAGAACTAGTAGGTTCGGGTCAAATCCGGAACGTAGCAACCATGGCGGGGAATCTATGCAATGCCTCTCCATTAGCGGACACGGCGACTCCGGCTCTGGTTTTGAAAGCGGTAATGATTGTAGAGGGTAGCAACGGGGAAAAGGAAATCCCTGTTAATGAATTTTTCAAAGGCGTTCGGCGAACGGCTCTAGAAAAAACCGATGTGGTAAAAGGTGTAAGAATACCTTATGAGGAAGGTTTGCAAGGAAGTTTTCAAAAGGCCTCCAGAAGAAAAGACGTGGATCTTTCCACGGTTTGCGCCAGCGGAGTGAAAATCGGAGACGAATACCGGTTCGCCTTGGGAGCGGTGGCTCCGACCCCTCTTCGCTTACCAAAGGTAGAGAGCTTTCTAAAAGGAAAAGAAATTAATGAAGATACGATTAAGCAAGCTTTGGACTTGATCGATGATGAGATCTCACCGATCGATGATGTGCGCAGTACAAAAGAATTCAGAGTCCATCTTGCGAAGACTTTAGTACAAAGATGTCTTGAACAAATGGCTTAA
- a CDS encoding (2Fe-2S)-binding protein, whose amino-acid sequence MKIKFTLNQEVIEHEVAPNKTLVNMLREDFDLTGAKEGCGGGECGSCTILFNGKPVTSCLMLGVQADGQEITTIEGLSQGNELDELQKTFISTGALQCGYCTPGMILTAKGLLSENPDPTREEIKTALSGNLCRCTGYKRIIEAVEQAAKHYR is encoded by the coding sequence ATGAAAATTAAATTCACGTTAAATCAGGAAGTCATAGAACATGAAGTTGCTCCGAATAAAACCTTAGTCAATATGTTACGGGAGGATTTTGATCTCACGGGAGCAAAAGAAGGGTGCGGTGGGGGAGAATGCGGCTCATGCACTATTCTTTTCAACGGAAAACCGGTAACATCCTGTCTTATGTTAGGGGTTCAGGCAGACGGTCAGGAAATCACCACAATTGAAGGGTTATCCCAAGGAAATGAATTGGACGAATTACAAAAAACCTTTATTTCCACCGGCGCTCTCCAGTGCGGATACTGCACACCCGGGATGATCTTGACTGCAAAAGGGTTGTTATCGGAGAATCCGGACCCCACAAGAGAAGAGATTAAGACGGCTTTAAGCGGTAATCTATGTCGATGCACAGGATATAAACGAATAATTGAAGCGGTAGAGCAAGCAGCAAAACACTACCGATAA
- a CDS encoding xanthine dehydrogenase family protein molybdopterin-binding subunit codes for MKYVGQNVERVDGIKKVTGDLKYVDDMKLPRMLYAGVKRSPHAHAKILKIDTTLAEQHPGVKAVVTGKDFPKKAGLYLTDKTFFAVDKTRFTGEAVAAVAAETEEIAKEAAELIEVEYEVLPSLHDAKEAIKEDAPLIHPELGDYRVVPIFKPVPGTNISEHFKLRKGNVEDAFKKAHRIFEKEFYVPHIQHTPIENHVAIAQYDREKNLTVWASCQSPYAVRAALSDAFEVPFHKLRVISPAVGGGFGAKAGTTLEGIIIPLAMKLGNRPIKLTYNREDEFVSSYVRQALHSKFKTAVDKNGKILAVENEFIWDGGAFTEYGVNIAKSAGFAAVGPYDVENIHCDSYAVYTNNPVGGPYRGFGMAEIHFGIEQNMDHIAREMEMDPIELRRINAQKPGGTTATGAKVDAACGLEESLEAVVKEIDYHTPSEQPADPNKVRAKGIACGMKAPSMPNNAGSSAVVRINEDGSAFLSVSAQDLGQGSDTALSQIAAEGLQIPVEKITIKTGDTDHTPYEWQTVASRITYSTGNAIIKACEDVKRQLANLASRKLEVPEEELILDDEHVVWEKDASKKVPVRDLALGLQFEDGSGIHGPIIGRGSFVPEGVVNFDPETGLSEKPVVFWTYGAYGVEIEVDKQTGNIQVLKATTCFDVGKAINPELVKAQCEGAVVQGLGSAIFEEIIMKDGKFQNSNFADYKIPTSGDMPEMTIHIAENPQYDGPYGARGMAEPAMIPAAPSIVNAFYNATGIAMNKLPLTPERVVNALKEHNK; via the coding sequence ATGAAATATGTTGGTCAAAATGTGGAACGGGTTGACGGAATAAAAAAGGTCACGGGAGATTTGAAATATGTGGATGATATGAAACTCCCGAGAATGCTATATGCAGGGGTGAAAAGAAGCCCCCATGCCCATGCGAAAATCTTAAAAATCGACACGACCTTAGCGGAGCAACACCCCGGGGTAAAGGCCGTGGTTACAGGGAAGGATTTTCCCAAAAAAGCGGGACTGTACCTAACGGATAAAACGTTTTTTGCTGTGGATAAAACCCGGTTTACCGGAGAAGCGGTTGCTGCGGTGGCTGCGGAAACTGAAGAGATCGCAAAAGAAGCGGCGGAGCTTATTGAAGTGGAATATGAGGTCTTGCCTTCTCTTCACGATGCTAAGGAAGCGATTAAAGAAGATGCACCCCTTATTCACCCCGAGTTAGGGGATTACCGGGTAGTTCCCATTTTTAAACCGGTTCCGGGAACCAATATCAGTGAACATTTCAAGCTTAGAAAAGGGAATGTAGAGGATGCTTTTAAAAAAGCCCATAGGATCTTTGAGAAAGAGTTTTACGTTCCCCATATACAGCACACCCCCATTGAAAATCACGTTGCCATAGCTCAGTACGATCGTGAGAAAAATTTAACGGTATGGGCGAGTTGTCAGTCACCCTATGCTGTACGGGCGGCGTTGTCCGATGCCTTTGAGGTTCCCTTTCATAAACTGCGGGTAATCTCACCGGCGGTGGGAGGCGGTTTCGGTGCAAAAGCGGGCACAACCCTGGAAGGAATTATTATACCCCTGGCAATGAAACTCGGTAATCGTCCGATAAAACTCACGTATAACCGGGAAGATGAATTTGTCAGTTCCTATGTTCGACAGGCTCTGCACTCGAAATTCAAAACCGCTGTGGATAAAAACGGTAAAATACTAGCGGTGGAAAACGAATTTATTTGGGACGGCGGCGCGTTTACGGAGTACGGGGTAAATATTGCGAAATCTGCCGGGTTTGCTGCCGTAGGCCCTTATGATGTGGAAAATATTCATTGTGATTCCTATGCGGTATATACAAACAATCCCGTAGGCGGACCTTACCGAGGATTCGGTATGGCGGAAATACACTTCGGCATTGAACAGAATATGGATCACATTGCTAGAGAAATGGAAATGGACCCGATAGAACTTCGAAGAATCAACGCACAAAAACCGGGAGGAACAACCGCCACCGGTGCAAAGGTGGATGCGGCTTGCGGCCTGGAAGAAAGCTTGGAAGCGGTGGTCAAGGAAATTGACTATCACACGCCTTCAGAGCAACCGGCGGATCCGAATAAAGTTCGGGCAAAGGGGATTGCTTGCGGAATGAAAGCCCCTTCTATGCCGAATAATGCAGGTTCTTCCGCTGTAGTGAGAATTAATGAGGATGGTTCGGCATTTCTCTCGGTAAGTGCCCAGGATTTAGGTCAAGGTTCGGATACCGCTCTTTCTCAGATCGCTGCGGAAGGGTTGCAAATTCCTGTAGAGAAAATCACAATAAAAACAGGAGATACCGACCATACTCCCTATGAGTGGCAAACCGTTGCAAGTCGGATCACTTATTCTACAGGAAATGCCATTATCAAAGCTTGTGAGGATGTAAAAAGACAATTGGCAAACTTGGCTTCACGGAAACTGGAAGTTCCGGAAGAAGAACTTATTTTAGATGATGAGCATGTGGTTTGGGAAAAGGATGCCTCTAAAAAGGTTCCGGTCCGAGACTTAGCCTTAGGACTTCAGTTTGAAGACGGTTCCGGAATTCACGGACCGATTATCGGCCGGGGATCCTTTGTACCGGAAGGTGTGGTGAACTTCGATCCGGAAACCGGCTTATCGGAAAAACCTGTTGTGTTCTGGACTTATGGTGCCTATGGGGTAGAGATTGAAGTGGATAAACAAACCGGAAACATTCAGGTGTTAAAAGCAACAACCTGCTTTGATGTGGGCAAGGCCATCAATCCGGAACTTGTAAAAGCTCAGTGTGAAGGAGCGGTAGTCCAAGGTTTGGGATCAGCAATCTTTGAAGAAATCATTATGAAAGACGGAAAGTTCCAAAATTCCAACTTTGCAGATTATAAGATTCCAACTTCGGGAGATATGCCGGAGATGACCATTCATATCGCAGAGAATCCTCAATATGACGGGCCCTATGGCGCCCGGGGAATGGCGGAGCCGGCTATGATTCCTGCAGCTCCCTCCATCGTGAATGCGTTTTATAATGCCACGGGCATCGCGATGAACAAGCTTCCTTTAACGCCGGAAAGGGTTGTTAATGCTCTTAAAGAGCATAATAAATAA
- a CDS encoding uracil-xanthine permease family protein, producing the protein MSDVKEEKEVMDNDADFVAASDLSSNFSKGQQVFLGFQHTLAMFGACILVPLLTGLSVSATLFAVGAGTLIFHFMTDRKVPAFLGSSFAFIGPLIIAGEQVGLRAAQGGIILAGITYIIVGYLMELAGPEKVKRVFPPVVTGPIIMIIGLSLAPVGIDMASGHWGVALITLGTAVIVNIWGKGMIKVLPIVIGLAAGYLGSLAFGLIETAEVAEASMVGLPGFTLPEFNSTALLLVGPAAIVSIVEHFGDVLAIGSTIGKDIRKDPGIPRTFYGGGLATILSGFVGGPSLTTYGENVGVLALTRVYATFVVSMGAVWAIALAFIPKIEAAIHTIPTPVIGGISVLLYGMIAAVGVRTVVENRVNFTKSRNLIVASVILVLGVGGVGFEIGDIEFSALVIAAVSGVVLNLILPGGEVA; encoded by the coding sequence ATGAGTGATGTTAAAGAAGAAAAAGAAGTCATGGATAATGATGCTGATTTTGTAGCAGCTTCAGACCTATCCAGTAATTTCAGTAAGGGACAGCAGGTATTTTTAGGATTTCAACACACTCTCGCAATGTTTGGTGCCTGTATTCTGGTACCGCTTTTAACCGGTTTAAGTGTTTCTGCCACATTGTTTGCCGTTGGTGCAGGTACTTTGATTTTCCATTTCATGACAGACCGAAAAGTACCGGCCTTTCTAGGGTCATCTTTTGCGTTTATCGGACCGTTGATTATAGCCGGTGAACAGGTTGGACTTCGAGCAGCGCAGGGCGGTATAATTCTAGCGGGTATTACATACATTATTGTAGGATACCTGATGGAATTGGCCGGCCCGGAAAAGGTCAAGCGGGTGTTTCCTCCCGTTGTTACAGGGCCGATCATTATGATCATCGGTTTAAGCTTAGCCCCTGTAGGGATTGATATGGCCAGCGGACACTGGGGTGTGGCACTGATCACTCTCGGTACGGCGGTTATTGTTAATATTTGGGGTAAAGGAATGATTAAAGTGCTTCCGATTGTAATCGGATTGGCGGCAGGATATCTCGGTTCCTTGGCCTTTGGATTAATTGAAACCGCAGAAGTAGCAGAAGCCAGTATGGTAGGACTTCCGGGATTCACATTGCCGGAGTTTAACTCCACCGCTTTATTGTTGGTAGGACCGGCAGCCATTGTTTCTATTGTTGAACACTTTGGTGATGTGCTTGCGATTGGAAGTACCATCGGAAAAGATATTCGAAAAGACCCGGGGATTCCAAGAACCTTTTATGGTGGAGGACTCGCAACGATCCTATCCGGTTTTGTAGGCGGACCTTCCCTTACAACGTATGGTGAAAACGTCGGGGTATTGGCACTGACCCGAGTGTATGCTACTTTTGTCGTTAGTATGGGAGCGGTATGGGCCATTGCTTTGGCTTTTATTCCGAAAATCGAAGCGGCGATTCATACGATTCCCACTCCTGTAATCGGAGGAATTTCCGTACTTCTTTATGGTATGATCGCAGCCGTTGGTGTTCGTACGGTTGTTGAAAACAGAGTAAACTTCACGAAATCAAGAAACTTGATTGTAGCATCGGTAATCCTGGTGCTCGGTGTCGGCGGAGTAGGATTTGAAATCGGTGACATTGAATTCAGTGCATTGGTTATTGCAGCGGTATCCGGTGTTGTTTTAAACCTTATTCTGCCTGGAGGAGAAGTTGCATAA
- the arcC gene encoding carbamate kinase, with translation MTQDKKRIVIALGGNALQADSKDTTAKKQRETAKETAQPIVDLIEEGHEVILAHGNGPQVGQIIATYETAVEHDDSNQLMPFPECGAMSQGYIGYHLQQAVREEMVQRGVAKEIATVVTQVVVDENDPGFQNPTKPVGSFYSQEDAKKMEQELGFVMKEDAGRGYRRVVASPEPVDVVEAPVVSTLVDQGHVVITVGGGGIPVVDRGNGVLEGKPAVIDKDFASEKVAEILDADLLIILTAVEKVAINFGKPDQKELEQISVKEAYRYIEEGHFAPGSMLPKVKAALKFVESAPGRRTLITSLDKAKEGIAGKTGTTIG, from the coding sequence ATGACTCAGGATAAAAAAAGAATTGTAATTGCCCTAGGAGGAAATGCCCTCCAAGCGGATTCCAAAGATACTACAGCAAAGAAGCAAAGAGAAACGGCGAAGGAAACGGCACAACCGATTGTGGATTTAATAGAAGAAGGGCATGAAGTGATACTGGCCCACGGAAACGGACCTCAGGTGGGACAGATTATTGCAACCTATGAAACGGCGGTGGAACACGATGACAGTAACCAATTGATGCCTTTTCCCGAATGCGGGGCCATGTCCCAGGGGTATATCGGATACCATCTGCAACAGGCGGTTCGGGAAGAAATGGTCCAAAGAGGGGTTGCCAAGGAAATTGCTACGGTGGTGACCCAGGTGGTTGTTGACGAAAATGATCCGGGTTTTCAAAATCCGACGAAACCCGTGGGCTCCTTTTATTCCCAAGAGGATGCAAAAAAAATGGAACAGGAGTTGGGTTTTGTCATGAAAGAGGACGCCGGAAGAGGATACCGCAGAGTGGTGGCATCTCCGGAGCCGGTTGATGTGGTGGAAGCCCCGGTTGTGAGCACTTTAGTGGATCAGGGGCATGTAGTGATCACCGTGGGCGGCGGCGGTATTCCCGTTGTTGATCGGGGTAACGGTGTATTGGAAGGAAAACCGGCTGTGATTGACAAGGATTTTGCTTCGGAAAAAGTTGCTGAAATTCTTGATGCGGACCTTTTGATTATTCTTACGGCGGTGGAAAAAGTTGCGATTAACTTTGGCAAACCGGATCAAAAAGAGTTAGAGCAGATTTCCGTAAAAGAAGCTTATCGATATATTGAAGAAGGGCATTTTGCCCCGGGGTCCATGTTACCTAAAGTAAAAGCGGCCTTGAAGTTCGTAGAATCCGCACCGGGACGACGAACCCTGATTACTTCTCTGGATAAAGCGAAAGAGGGAATAGCAGGAAAAACCGGAACAACTATTGGATAA
- a CDS encoding MFS transporter yields the protein MGENIKKMVFSQTIYSIFKSFVMVFVNIYLWRTGESIEGVALFNLFNFVAAFLSFYLANRIALINMKLNYIGSSLAFISLFIIAAIFQEGINDYAILIGVLGGIGDGLFFFNMNFYQAYQLDREEADQFMSMVGMVTKASSIGTPAVSGFVIGRFGFTAMVYVLLVLLAAQMVNAISLPKTNIQYMFKVNFKKLFRCPDQRRILLTHAIHAPYGQFIIMANSVFLYSFVANEELMGYLNTSFAVASIILYYVYLKLRNYLQRKTLAKIGVIALALSMSVLFRPSFMTFVIFSLTIGLGDAFFSKPLTGAQIYYAKEYAESESEVLGNLITRVFLLTTGRGIFYILVFLFYEDHTSWIFTVFLIYNIMSPIVSYQLAKKQMR from the coding sequence GTGGGAGAAAATATTAAAAAGATGGTTTTCAGTCAAACTATATATTCGATTTTCAAGAGCTTTGTTATGGTTTTCGTAAACATTTATTTATGGAGAACCGGGGAAAGCATCGAAGGTGTAGCTTTGTTTAATCTTTTTAATTTTGTAGCGGCTTTTTTGTCCTTTTATCTGGCAAATCGAATAGCACTTATAAATATGAAGTTGAATTATATCGGTTCCTCTCTGGCTTTTATATCTTTATTTATTATTGCAGCGATCTTTCAAGAAGGAATAAACGATTATGCAATTTTGATTGGTGTTCTCGGCGGAATCGGGGACGGGCTCTTCTTTTTTAATATGAACTTTTATCAGGCTTATCAACTGGACCGGGAAGAAGCGGACCAGTTTATGAGTATGGTGGGCATGGTTACCAAGGCTTCATCCATTGGAACGCCTGCGGTATCCGGTTTTGTCATCGGACGGTTCGGTTTTACGGCTATGGTGTATGTGCTGTTAGTGCTACTCGCGGCCCAGATGGTAAACGCTATATCCTTACCGAAAACCAATATTCAATATATGTTCAAAGTGAATTTTAAAAAGTTGTTCCGTTGCCCCGATCAAAGACGAATTCTTTTGACTCATGCCATCCATGCACCTTATGGCCAGTTTATCATCATGGCAAACAGCGTGTTTTTGTACTCCTTTGTGGCAAACGAAGAGCTGATGGGTTATCTAAATACAAGCTTTGCGGTTGCATCCATTATATTGTATTATGTGTATCTAAAACTACGAAATTATTTGCAGAGAAAAACCCTTGCAAAAATCGGTGTCATTGCCTTGGCTTTATCGATGTCCGTACTGTTTAGACCGAGTTTTATGACCTTTGTGATTTTCAGTCTCACCATTGGGCTGGGAGATGCTTTTTTCAGCAAACCTCTAACCGGGGCACAAATTTACTATGCCAAAGAGTATGCGGAGAGTGAGAGTGAAGTTCTTGGCAATTTAATTACAAGGGTATTTTTATTAACAACGGGTAGAGGAATCTTTTATATCCTAGTATTTCTTTTCTATGAAGATCATACATCTTGGATTTTCACGGTGTTTTTAATCTATAATATTATGTCGCCGATCGTCAGTTATCAGTTAGCGAAAAAACAAATGAGATGA
- a CDS encoding PucR family transcriptional regulator, whose translation MTKVTGIMVKELMELEFMKEAKVLAGEKGLDRFIQKVNVMEVPDIVDWVEKGELVLTTGYAIKDDLESFQKLIIDLDNKGVAGLGIKTHRYIKEVPQYIIDEADQKGFPIIELPYELSHSTVIASSLTQIINRQTELLKRIDKVQNRLLNTMLHGGGLESIGQVICDSLEKSTLAIREYTFEENVIFCRESKKEEIEKILKKDREKGTEYALDLENDFKHFETRDEIDGEMVKRYIIPICTQDRNFGAIYIWDSNEELTSLELRMIKSASSIIALEILRKLSMFEIESKYKIEFFDDLFSKNPVKRNRALERSAFFDFDKSISYSAVVISIGSNNIVDKHKSIQTQLLHKVNVRVLGLIQRVLQQQKRNMICGNKSDKIIILYGSAIEGEGKTLKKEILSFCNEILHYAELESIDKVEIGVGRNYKNSDELWKSYREAKRAIRSIDMDQSRNVMHYSDLGIYKLLTYEELKPELNDFYKEILRPLVEYDKEKNTELVLTLKEYFLHGGNCKKISKEMFTHYNTVIYRIQRIQEITGADLEDYNDRLNLQIALKIYDIIDETD comes from the coding sequence ATGACGAAGGTAACCGGGATCATGGTGAAAGAATTAATGGAACTGGAATTTATGAAAGAGGCTAAGGTATTAGCAGGCGAGAAAGGGTTGGACCGATTCATTCAAAAGGTCAACGTGATGGAAGTTCCGGATATTGTGGACTGGGTTGAAAAAGGAGAGCTGGTGTTGACCACGGGTTATGCGATTAAGGATGATCTGGAATCCTTTCAAAAACTCATCATTGATCTGGATAATAAAGGGGTTGCAGGGCTGGGCATTAAAACCCATCGTTACATTAAAGAAGTTCCTCAGTATATTATTGATGAGGCCGATCAAAAGGGATTTCCTATTATCGAGCTTCCCTATGAATTGTCGCATTCCACGGTTATTGCAAGTAGTTTGACACAGATTATTAATCGACAGACGGAACTGTTAAAACGCATTGACAAGGTGCAAAACCGTCTGCTTAACACCATGCTTCACGGGGGAGGTTTGGAATCCATCGGGCAGGTGATTTGCGATAGTTTGGAAAAATCCACCTTGGCTATAAGAGAATATACCTTTGAAGAAAATGTCATTTTCTGCCGTGAATCGAAAAAAGAAGAAATAGAAAAGATTTTAAAAAAGGACCGGGAAAAGGGTACGGAATATGCCTTGGATCTGGAAAATGATTTTAAACATTTTGAAACCCGGGACGAGATTGATGGTGAAATGGTTAAGAGGTATATTATTCCCATCTGTACCCAGGATCGAAATTTTGGGGCCATTTATATTTGGGACAGTAATGAGGAATTGACAAGTTTGGAGTTGCGCATGATTAAATCCGCCAGCTCGATTATTGCACTGGAAATCCTTCGTAAACTTTCCATGTTTGAAATCGAAAGTAAATATAAAATTGAATTTTTTGACGACTTATTTTCGAAAAATCCAGTAAAGCGGAATCGTGCCCTGGAAAGATCGGCTTTTTTCGATTTTGACAAGAGTATTTCCTATTCCGCCGTGGTAATTTCCATCGGATCCAACAATATTGTGGATAAGCATAAAAGCATACAAACCCAGTTGTTACACAAGGTGAATGTTCGGGTATTGGGCTTAATACAGCGGGTCTTACAACAACAAAAAAGAAATATGATTTGCGGGAATAAAAGTGATAAAATCATCATTCTTTACGGTTCTGCAATTGAAGGGGAAGGGAAAACCCTTAAAAAAGAAATCCTCTCCTTTTGCAATGAAATTCTCCACTATGCGGAATTGGAATCTATTGATAAAGTAGAAATCGGTGTAGGTAGAAATTACAAGAACTCCGATGAATTATGGAAGAGCTACCGGGAGGCTAAACGGGCGATCCGAAGTATTGATATGGATCAAAGTCGAAATGTTATGCATTATTCCGATTTAGGGATTTACAAACTGTTAACCTATGAGGAATTAAAACCGGAACTGAATGACTTTTATAAAGAAATCCTACGTCCTTTGGTAGAATATGATAAAGAGAAGAACACGGAATTGGTATTAACTCTTAAGGAGTATTTTTTGCATGGAGGAAATTGCAAGAAAATATCCAAGGAAATGTTCACCCATTATAACACGGTTATTTACCGGATCCAGCGGATTCAAGAAATTACAGGGGCTGACTTGGAAGATTATAACGATCGACTGAATTTACAAATTGCATTAAAGATTTATGATATTATTGACGAAACAGATTAA
- a CDS encoding DUF2877 domain-containing protein — translation MKIKLMDKKLYEELTKEKEESFQVHSVFKEACNLYTPRGLWVTLVTENRYLPPNGIKLNHSRDLRECYRQGELIGFSFRDQKVERLNLSLHSQAFDQGESKKNKSLKLEFMKAYLDLKGEAEALGNRNLPEGVRASLQSLEKALAENHSEKIKKAAKGLIGFGHGLTPSMDDYLTGRILMWKTWRMQSPAVKEADYSLAIKEVSKGRTTTASEWLIHFAAEGRCSEEIMNFLHSYFSKSSGGDFEHAFKEVLRIGSTSGEDLMYGMWSEGERLFKKYEGGSSEWE, via the coding sequence ATGAAAATTAAATTAATGGATAAAAAACTTTATGAAGAATTAACCAAGGAAAAAGAGGAATCCTTCCAGGTACATTCTGTCTTTAAGGAAGCTTGTAATCTCTATACTCCTCGAGGTTTATGGGTAACCTTGGTTACGGAAAACCGTTATTTGCCGCCGAACGGAATAAAATTAAATCACAGCCGGGATCTCAGAGAATGTTACCGGCAGGGTGAGCTTATCGGATTTTCCTTTCGGGATCAAAAGGTGGAACGGTTAAACCTGAGTTTGCATTCCCAGGCATTTGATCAAGGGGAAAGTAAAAAAAACAAAAGTTTAAAACTGGAATTCATGAAAGCCTATCTTGATTTAAAGGGGGAGGCCGAAGCCTTAGGTAATCGAAACTTACCGGAAGGTGTGAGGGCTTCTCTTCAATCCCTGGAAAAGGCCCTGGCAGAAAACCATTCGGAAAAAATCAAAAAGGCGGCCAAGGGATTGATCGGATTCGGACACGGACTAACTCCTTCCATGGATGACTATTTAACGGGAAGGATTCTCATGTGGAAAACATGGAGAATGCAATCTCCGGCGGTAAAGGAAGCGGATTATTCCCTGGCCATCAAAGAGGTGAGTAAGGGGAGAACAACGACAGCCAGTGAATGGTTGATTCATTTCGCAGCCGAAGGAAGATGTTCCGAAGAGATTATGAATTTTTTGCATTCTTATTTTTCAAAATCTTCCGGCGGTGACTTTGAACATGCTTTTAAGGAAGTGCTCCGCATCGGAAGCACCTCGGGGGAAGACCTGATGTACGGTATGTGGAGTGAAGGGGAACGTTTATTTAAGAAATACGAAGGAGGAAGCAGTGAATGGGAATAA